In Chitinibacter sp. SCUT-21, a single genomic region encodes these proteins:
- the recR gene encoding recombination mediator RecR, with protein sequence MSTPRSLNNLIEALRVLPGVGPKSATRMAFHLVQRDQDGAARLAQSLMEALGTLKHCRHCNTFTEADVCDICSDEQRNHAQLCVVEMPTDLMSIEHTRSYEGLYFVLMGRLSPLDGIGPKDIALAQLLKRASDGVVEEVVLATNFTTEGEATAHYLAEMLRARGLKVSRIARGLPVGGELEHVDPGTLAQALIERRGL encoded by the coding sequence ATGAGCACGCCGCGTTCGCTAAACAATTTAATTGAAGCCTTGCGCGTTTTGCCTGGCGTCGGCCCCAAATCAGCGACGCGAATGGCATTTCATCTGGTGCAACGTGATCAAGACGGCGCGGCGCGTTTGGCGCAATCCTTAATGGAGGCGCTCGGCACGCTCAAGCATTGCCGCCACTGCAACACCTTCACCGAAGCCGACGTTTGCGACATTTGCAGCGACGAGCAACGCAATCACGCGCAATTGTGCGTGGTTGAAATGCCCACCGATCTGATGTCGATCGAACACACACGCAGTTATGAAGGGCTGTATTTTGTGCTGATGGGCCGCCTCTCGCCGCTGGATGGCATAGGCCCCAAAGACATCGCGCTCGCGCAACTGCTAAAACGCGCTAGCGACGGCGTCGTCGAAGAAGTCGTACTGGCAACCAATTTCACCACCGAGGGTGAAGCAACCGCGCATTATTTGGCCGAAATGCTACGCGCGCGCGGGCTTAAAGTTAGCCGTATCGCGCGCGGCCTGCCCGTGGGTGGCGAACTAGAACACGTTGACCCCGGCACACTGGCGCAAGCCTTGATCGAGCGGCGCGGCCTGTAA
- a CDS encoding P-II family nitrogen regulator, whose product MKKIEAIIKPFKLDEVREALSELGISGLTVTEVKGFGRQKGHTELYRGAEYVVDFLPKVKIEVVLSDDQVDTAIEGIIKAAHTGKIGDGKIFVSPVEHVVRIRTGETNDQAV is encoded by the coding sequence ATGAAAAAAATCGAAGCCATTATCAAACCGTTTAAATTGGACGAAGTGCGCGAGGCTTTGTCAGAGTTGGGCATTTCTGGTTTGACCGTGACCGAGGTAAAAGGCTTTGGCCGCCAAAAAGGTCATACCGAGTTGTATCGTGGTGCTGAATACGTGGTAGATTTTTTGCCAAAGGTAAAAATTGAAGTCGTACTATCGGACGATCAAGTCGATACCGCGATTGAAGGCATTATCAAAGCGGCGCACACCGGCAAAATTGGCGACGGTAAGATTTTTGTGAGCCCCGTTGAGCACGTGGTGCGTATCCGTACCGGTGAAACCAACGATCAAGCGGTTTAA
- a CDS encoding cobyric acid synthase, whose amino-acid sequence MPTLMIQGCTSDAGKSTLTAALCRLLLRRGVKVAPFKPQNMALNSAVTEDGGEIGRAQAVQAVACGLAAHTDMNPVLLKPSSDCRAQVIIQGKSIGNLDAVDYHDYKTTAKRAVFESWARLAAQYDWVIVEGAGSPAEVNLRQGDIANMGFAEEADCPVWLVADIDRGGVFAHFVGTLACLSESEQARIQGFIINRFRGDISLLQPGCDWLEEKTGKPVLAVVPYLHGLEIAAEDALPKMVANADGEFRIVIATLPHISNHTDFDPLRRLPSVRCEFANPNQPLPECDLLIIPGSKNTLGDLAHLRAQGWDKQIARHLRYGGKVIGVCGGLQILGETIADPMGIESGAISAKGLGYIPIATVLEAEKQLINVAGQIIADQATIKGYEIHVGRSTWCDTTQPEWPRFAALYDGRSDGWGSPDGQMIATYLHGLFDQPESLRSILAWAGCGADVRELADASDLLEREIDRLADALDQAIDWPQAYRAGLNINSQ is encoded by the coding sequence ATGCCCACGCTAATGATTCAAGGCTGCACGTCCGATGCAGGTAAATCGACTTTAACTGCTGCGCTATGTCGTTTGCTGCTGCGTCGTGGCGTCAAAGTGGCGCCATTCAAGCCGCAAAATATGGCGCTGAACTCAGCGGTGACTGAGGACGGTGGCGAGATTGGGCGTGCGCAGGCGGTGCAGGCGGTGGCGTGTGGCTTGGCTGCGCACACCGATATGAATCCGGTGCTGCTCAAACCCTCGAGCGATTGCCGCGCGCAGGTGATTATTCAAGGCAAATCAATCGGCAATCTGGATGCGGTGGATTATCACGATTACAAAACCACGGCCAAACGCGCGGTGTTTGAGTCGTGGGCTCGCTTGGCGGCGCAATATGATTGGGTGATTGTCGAAGGCGCGGGTAGCCCCGCCGAAGTCAATTTACGGCAAGGCGATATTGCCAATATGGGCTTTGCCGAAGAGGCCGATTGCCCGGTGTGGCTGGTGGCCGATATCGACCGCGGCGGCGTATTTGCGCATTTTGTCGGCACGCTGGCGTGCTTGAGCGAGTCTGAGCAGGCAAGAATTCAAGGTTTTATTATTAATCGTTTTCGCGGCGATATTAGCCTGTTGCAACCCGGCTGCGATTGGCTGGAAGAAAAAACTGGTAAGCCGGTGCTGGCGGTGGTGCCGTATTTGCATGGGCTGGAAATCGCCGCCGAAGACGCGCTACCTAAAATGGTGGCCAATGCCGACGGTGAATTTCGCATCGTCATCGCCACCTTGCCACATATCTCGAACCACACCGATTTCGACCCGCTGCGCCGCCTACCGAGTGTGCGCTGCGAGTTCGCCAACCCTAATCAGCCGCTGCCCGAATGCGATTTGCTGATTATCCCCGGCAGCAAAAACACGCTGGGCGATTTGGCGCATTTGCGCGCGCAAGGGTGGGATAAGCAAATTGCGCGGCATTTGCGCTATGGCGGCAAAGTGATTGGCGTGTGTGGTGGGTTGCAAATTTTGGGCGAGACGATTGCTGATCCGATGGGTATTGAGTCAGGGGCAATATCTGCAAAGGGGTTGGGGTATATACCCATTGCTACGGTATTAGAGGCCGAAAAGCAGTTGATCAATGTGGCGGGGCAGATAATCGCCGATCAGGCTACAATCAAAGGCTACGAAATTCACGTTGGTCGCTCGACTTGGTGTGATACAACTCAGCCCGAATGGCCGCGTTTTGCTGCTTTGTATGATGGTCGCAGTGACGGTTGGGGGTCGCCCGACGGGCAAATGATTGCCACTTATTTGCATGGCCTATTCGATCAGCCTGAATCTTTGCGTAGCATCTTGGCTTGGGCGGGCTGTGGTGCAGATGTCCGCGAATTGGCCGATGCCAGCGACTTGCTGGAGCGCGAGATCGATCGCCTAGCCGATGCGCTCGATCAGGCTATTGATTGGCCGCAAGCCTATCGCGCAGGTTTGAATATCAACTCGCAATAA
- the dnaX gene encoding DNA polymerase III subunit gamma/tau, whose product MAYQVLARKWRPKTFAQLVGQEHVIKALANAFASERLHHAYLLTGTRGVGKTTIARIMAKALNCETGITSEPCGVCSACTQIDAGRFVDLLEIDAASNTGIDNIREVLDNAQYSPTAGRFKVYIIDEVHMLSKSAFNAMLKTLEEPPSHVKFILATTDPQKVPITVLSRCLQFSLRQMTPQQVSGHLNKVLEAEQVKFEPLALNLLGHAANGSMRDALSLLDQAIAHGAGQVEEAGVRAMLGAVDQSYLFDLLDALAAHDGPRLLQTADAIASRGLSYEAALHELANVLHQVALTQAVPNALADDLPQRGQILAAAQALSPEDTQLYYQIALHGRRDLPLAPDEYAGFTMTLLRMLAFAPAKPEQVNQMVSPAKPEQVSGNISQAKPEQICGNISPAQPTASAAPSPAAPTNSASASVQSGATPQGKPEQAAQTIAAREPVPAAAPKAEPAPSYADLEPPPWHSEAAEAIYQASEPAPQYVAEPAQAVPVLESAPSALPVRENKPAEPFNGDWRGLVVQLKLGAAGMLAQNAQLMGYSDIHIDLQVAEEHRAVATRDYQDKLRSALSEHFGREITVNVNIGEIAGETPAIMLVRENAARQETAVAAIQNDPFIQTLVRDMGGTIDAASIKPL is encoded by the coding sequence ATGGCCTATCAAGTACTCGCGCGCAAATGGCGCCCTAAAACATTCGCCCAACTCGTTGGGCAAGAGCATGTGATTAAAGCACTGGCAAACGCGTTTGCCAGCGAGCGACTACACCATGCGTATTTGTTAACCGGCACCCGCGGTGTGGGCAAAACCACGATCGCGCGGATTATGGCCAAGGCGCTCAATTGCGAAACGGGCATTACGTCCGAGCCATGCGGCGTGTGTTCAGCGTGTACGCAAATCGACGCTGGTCGCTTTGTAGACTTGCTCGAAATCGACGCGGCATCAAACACCGGCATCGACAATATTCGCGAAGTCTTGGACAACGCACAATACTCGCCGACCGCGGGGCGCTTCAAAGTGTACATCATCGACGAGGTCCACATGCTGTCCAAATCAGCATTCAACGCGATGCTGAAAACCTTGGAAGAGCCGCCTAGTCACGTGAAATTTATTCTGGCGACGACCGATCCGCAAAAAGTGCCGATTACGGTGCTGAGCCGTTGCCTGCAGTTTTCCTTGCGCCAGATGACACCGCAGCAAGTCTCTGGCCACCTGAATAAAGTCCTCGAAGCCGAGCAAGTGAAATTTGAGCCGCTGGCGCTCAATCTGCTCGGCCACGCGGCCAATGGCTCGATGCGCGATGCGCTCTCCCTGCTCGATCAAGCGATTGCGCACGGTGCAGGTCAGGTTGAAGAAGCGGGCGTGCGCGCGATGCTCGGCGCGGTGGATCAAAGCTATTTATTCGACTTACTCGACGCGCTTGCTGCGCACGATGGCCCGCGTTTGCTGCAAACGGCGGATGCGATTGCGTCTCGGGGTTTGTCGTACGAGGCCGCTTTGCACGAGCTGGCGAATGTTTTGCATCAAGTCGCGCTAACGCAAGCGGTACCGAATGCTTTGGCCGATGATTTGCCGCAGCGTGGGCAAATCTTGGCCGCAGCGCAGGCTTTAAGCCCAGAAGACACGCAGCTGTATTACCAAATTGCGCTGCACGGCCGCCGCGATTTGCCGCTTGCGCCGGATGAATACGCTGGCTTTACGATGACACTGCTGCGGATGCTGGCCTTTGCTCCGGCGAAGCCGGAGCAAGTCAATCAAATGGTCTCTCCAGCGAAGCCGGAGCAAGTCAGTGGAAATATCTCTCAGGCCAAGCCAGAGCAAATATGCGGAAATATCTCGCCAGCGCAGCCAACAGCGAGTGCCGCACCAAGCCCAGCGGCGCCAACGAATAGCGCCAGCGCATCTGTTCAATCTGGAGCTACGCCACAGGGAAAGCCTGAACAGGCTGCGCAGACGATAGCTGCTCGCGAGCCTGTGCCAGCGGCTGCGCCCAAAGCAGAACCCGCACCAAGTTACGCGGATTTAGAGCCGCCACCATGGCACAGCGAGGCGGCGGAGGCGATTTATCAGGCGAGCGAGCCTGCGCCTCAGTATGTTGCAGAGCCAGCACAAGCAGTACCAGTGCTTGAATCAGCGCCCAGCGCATTACCAGTCCGTGAAAATAAACCCGCCGAGCCATTTAATGGCGATTGGCGTGGTTTAGTGGTTCAACTCAAACTCGGCGCCGCAGGTATGCTGGCGCAGAACGCGCAGCTTATGGGCTACAGCGATATACATATTGATTTACAGGTGGCAGAAGAACATCGCGCGGTCGCAACGCGCGATTATCAAGACAAATTACGCAGCGCACTGTCTGAGCATTTTGGCCGCGAGATCACCGTCAACGTCAATATTGGCGAGATTGCTGGAGAAACACCTGCCATTATGTTGGTGCGCGAAAATGCCGCGCGGCAGGAAACCGCCGTCGCGGCGATTCAAAATGATCCATTTATTCAAACCTTGGTGCGCGATATGGGCGGCACGATCGACGCAGCGTCGATCAAACCGCTGTAA
- a CDS encoding ATP-binding protein, with protein sequence MPRQLLSLFKKPQLQWQLFVPLCALWLLLGGVGVLVLTQVVRDQLQQQVLERARAMAQTTQYAAESASNLASIQRYISAMAADPKIQSALIIAGSPPRIIVANELALRGQSVANLADVELKQDIEHVMTQTLPYVDFDSEHGDNLLEYGEPLLLNHFQVGRENVQSGTLILLISTDEIQRAVDRTILLLGGIFTLLLIFMGGGLLWLIKGHVLRPLDGLLATVAKRSAGSDAMVPPMRANELAHLGEALNIMFQQDDEQRIQLSIQERVLSEQLAQLQLAASALKMGTWSYHLPSQCLQWSEALYALYGVATDQFTDPEQVQRHLLSLKDREVEHQQLFALSAEHPSYSHVFAIERQGQKAFLLNAGRLEGEFVIGLCLDVTELKMAQLQAEQANQAKSSFLANMSHEIRTPMNAVLGFAELLADAGLNEQQRDYVAHIQMAGEALLALINDILDFSKIESGHLDLECIAFDLEGVIKNSQEIVSGKVKEKGLALRVELPPGRNWRVMGDPSRLRQVLLNLLNNAIKFTSKGYVALSVEVVDQDEHTCLYTIRVRDSGVGMDEAGMARLFQPFSQADASTTRKFGGTGLGLSISKRLVAAMGGSIAVQSTLGEGSCFTVQLSLAQAPEPASLTFADLAGKQIVLLHDQPEPNLVLLSQLRQLECHLATCPLDQPQLATDTDVVVFELGPHTDPAQALAQTRQQFPALSRAVLVSAAGVGGARQASEAGYSAYIGLPAQVGGIAQCLSAVVAATSPAGLLTVHQVREAQNSMLSVLLVDDNLVNLKVTQLLLQKQGCKVDVASDGLQAVQKISESNYALVLMDCQMPIMDGFIATRLIRTKLSAAQLPIIALTANAFKEDELQCYEAGMNDYLSKPVTQEGLKRILARWGNQSLE encoded by the coding sequence ATGCCACGCCAATTACTTTCCCTATTCAAAAAACCACAATTGCAATGGCAGTTATTCGTCCCCTTATGTGCGCTGTGGCTATTGTTGGGTGGCGTTGGTGTGCTGGTTTTGACGCAAGTGGTGCGCGATCAACTGCAGCAGCAAGTACTCGAGCGCGCGCGTGCGATGGCACAAACCACGCAATATGCCGCCGAATCTGCGAGTAATTTGGCTAGTATTCAGCGCTATATTTCTGCCATGGCGGCCGACCCCAAAATTCAATCTGCCTTAATCATCGCAGGTTCGCCGCCGAGGATCATTGTGGCCAATGAGCTGGCTTTGCGCGGCCAAAGCGTAGCAAATCTTGCGGATGTAGAGTTAAAACAAGACATTGAACACGTTATGACTCAAACACTGCCCTATGTTGATTTTGATTCAGAACATGGTGACAATTTGTTGGAATACGGCGAGCCCTTATTGCTGAATCATTTTCAAGTTGGCAGAGAAAACGTTCAATCTGGCACCTTAATTTTATTGATTAGCACTGATGAAATTCAGCGCGCGGTAGATCGAACCATATTGCTTTTGGGCGGTATTTTTACGCTGTTGCTGATTTTTATGGGGGGTGGTTTGCTGTGGTTAATTAAAGGGCATGTTTTACGTCCACTGGATGGCCTGTTAGCCACGGTGGCAAAGCGCTCGGCCGGCAGCGATGCGATGGTGCCTCCGATGCGTGCCAATGAATTGGCGCATTTGGGAGAGGCGCTCAATATTATGTTCCAGCAGGATGATGAGCAACGCATACAGCTCTCCATTCAAGAACGGGTGTTGTCCGAGCAATTGGCACAACTGCAATTGGCGGCCAGCGCGCTGAAAATGGGAACCTGGTCATATCATTTGCCTAGCCAGTGTTTGCAATGGAGTGAGGCGCTGTATGCTTTGTATGGTGTAGCAACTGACCAATTTACCGACCCCGAACAGGTGCAACGGCATTTGCTCAGTTTGAAAGATCGAGAAGTCGAGCATCAGCAACTCTTCGCCCTTAGTGCTGAGCACCCCAGCTATAGCCATGTTTTTGCCATTGAGCGGCAAGGGCAAAAAGCTTTTTTGCTCAATGCGGGTCGCCTTGAAGGTGAGTTTGTGATTGGGCTTTGCTTGGACGTCACCGAATTAAAAATGGCGCAATTGCAGGCAGAGCAGGCTAATCAGGCCAAGAGCTCATTCCTCGCGAATATGAGCCACGAAATTCGCACGCCGATGAATGCCGTGCTTGGTTTTGCCGAATTACTGGCCGATGCAGGTTTAAATGAGCAGCAGCGTGATTATGTGGCGCACATTCAAATGGCGGGTGAAGCCTTATTGGCGCTGATCAATGATATTTTGGATTTTTCGAAAATCGAATCGGGGCATTTAGATTTGGAATGCATTGCCTTTGATTTGGAAGGCGTGATTAAAAATTCGCAAGAAATTGTCTCGGGTAAGGTTAAAGAAAAAGGCTTGGCGCTGCGTGTGGAATTACCACCGGGGCGCAATTGGCGGGTGATGGGGGACCCCAGTCGCTTGCGGCAGGTGCTACTTAATTTGCTGAATAATGCGATTAAATTTACCTCGAAAGGGTATGTTGCGCTGAGCGTTGAAGTAGTGGATCAAGATGAACATACCTGCTTGTATACGATTCGAGTGCGCGATAGCGGGGTTGGCATGGATGAGGCGGGCATGGCCCGATTGTTTCAGCCCTTTTCACAGGCAGATGCCAGCACCACGCGCAAATTTGGTGGCACTGGTTTGGGTTTGTCGATTAGCAAACGCTTGGTGGCGGCAATGGGGGGCAGCATTGCTGTGCAAAGTACCTTGGGCGAGGGCAGTTGTTTTACCGTGCAGCTATCGCTTGCACAAGCGCCTGAACCGGCTTCACTCACATTTGCCGATTTAGCGGGCAAGCAGATTGTGTTGCTGCACGATCAGCCAGAACCTAATCTCGTTTTATTGTCGCAATTACGACAATTAGAGTGCCATTTGGCTACTTGTCCGCTCGATCAGCCACAACTGGCCACCGATACTGATGTTGTGGTGTTTGAGCTTGGCCCACATACCGACCCCGCACAAGCATTGGCCCAAACTCGACAGCAGTTTCCTGCGCTTAGCCGCGCGGTCTTGGTTTCTGCCGCTGGAGTGGGTGGTGCACGGCAAGCTAGCGAAGCCGGTTACAGCGCGTATATTGGTTTGCCGGCGCAGGTAGGTGGCATTGCGCAATGCCTGTCTGCCGTGGTGGCAGCAACGTCGCCAGCAGGTTTGCTAACGGTGCATCAGGTTCGCGAAGCGCAAAATAGCATGCTGAGTGTGTTGTTGGTCGATGACAATCTGGTGAATTTGAAAGTGACCCAATTACTATTGCAAAAACAAGGCTGCAAAGTTGACGTGGCCAGTGATGGTTTGCAAGCGGTGCAAAAAATCAGTGAATCTAATTACGCGTTGGTGTTGATGGATTGCCAAATGCCCATCATGGATGGGTTCATTGCCACCCGTTTGATTCGAACCAAACTGAGTGCAGCGCAGTTGCCGATTATTGCGCTAACGGCGAATGCGTTTAAGGAAGATGAATTGCAGTGTTATGAGGCAGGGATGAACGATTATCTAAGTAAGCCGGTCACGCAAGAAGGATTAAAACGGATTTTAGCGCGCTGGGGGAATCAATCGCTTGAGTAG
- a CDS encoding ABC transporter substrate-binding protein, whose amino-acid sequence MLAIRAICILCSVLILTACSASKPKEPLRVGFNPWPGYEFLYLAKMKGFYEKAGLDVKLIELNSLGDVRRAFERGQIDVMATTLVEVAVAAENSGKKIKVVAVVDTSAGADVMIARKPLASVQALAGKRVGMEGITVDVLNAHYALQSAKLSLKDVQVVTLAQDDLMQELEAGRLDAVQTYPPYSIKLLADQRYQAVFDTSKIAGKVIDVISVDAQVLENRPQDIKALVHSFFAAMDDFKVNRQADAHLMGARSGGNAESYLAGLDGLQLIDQTDQVKYLQANGLARQSLQETGAALQAAGVLKKPLQADAFLTDQTLAFYQ is encoded by the coding sequence ATGTTGGCAATCAGAGCCATATGCATTTTGTGTAGTGTACTGATTTTAACCGCCTGCTCTGCGAGTAAGCCCAAAGAGCCGCTGCGTGTTGGGTTTAATCCTTGGCCCGGCTATGAATTTTTGTATTTAGCCAAGATGAAGGGCTTTTACGAAAAAGCAGGGCTTGACGTGAAATTGATCGAACTCAATTCACTGGGCGATGTTCGGCGCGCCTTTGAGCGCGGCCAAATTGATGTAATGGCTACCACGCTGGTTGAAGTGGCTGTCGCCGCTGAAAACTCCGGTAAAAAGATCAAAGTTGTAGCCGTGGTGGATACGTCGGCGGGGGCCGATGTGATGATTGCGCGTAAACCGTTGGCATCAGTGCAGGCGCTCGCGGGCAAGCGGGTAGGGATGGAGGGCATTACCGTTGATGTGCTCAACGCGCATTATGCGCTGCAAAGCGCCAAGCTCTCGCTGAAAGATGTGCAGGTAGTGACTTTGGCGCAGGATGATTTAATGCAGGAGCTAGAGGCGGGTCGCCTAGATGCAGTCCAAACCTATCCGCCGTATTCAATCAAATTGCTGGCCGATCAGCGCTATCAGGCGGTGTTTGATACGTCCAAAATTGCAGGCAAAGTGATTGATGTGATCTCGGTCGATGCGCAGGTGCTAGAAAATCGGCCGCAAGATATCAAAGCCTTGGTGCATAGTTTTTTTGCCGCGATGGACGATTTTAAAGTGAACCGCCAAGCTGATGCGCATCTCATGGGCGCGCGCTCTGGTGGCAACGCCGAATCCTATCTGGCGGGGCTGGATGGTTTGCAATTAATTGATCAGACCGATCAAGTGAAATATTTGCAAGCTAATGGTTTGGCGCGGCAATCTTTGCAAGAAACCGGGGCTGCTTTGCAAGCGGCGGGTGTGCTAAAAAAACCGCTGCAAGCGGATGCATTTCTAACTGATCAAACGCTGGCGTTTTACCAATAG
- a CDS encoding YbaB/EbfC family nucleoid-associated protein produces the protein MFNKGGLGGLMKQAQQMQENMKKAQDELANVEVEGQSGAGLVKITLTCANVVKRVAIDDSLLSDDKDILEDLIAAAFNDALRKAESTSQEKMGALTAGLPLPPGMKFPF, from the coding sequence ATGTTCAATAAAGGCGGTTTGGGCGGCTTGATGAAGCAAGCTCAGCAAATGCAAGAAAACATGAAAAAAGCCCAAGACGAATTGGCCAATGTTGAAGTGGAAGGCCAATCGGGCGCTGGTCTGGTGAAAATCACGCTGACCTGCGCCAACGTGGTAAAACGCGTGGCAATCGATGACAGCTTGCTGTCTGATGACAAAGACATACTGGAAGACTTGATCGCTGCAGCCTTTAACGATGCGCTGCGCAAAGCGGAAAGCACTAGCCAGGAAAAAATGGGTGCGTTGACTGCGGGTCTGCCGTTGCCACCGGGCATGAAGTTCCCATTCTAA